AAACGGTGGTTACTGCGCAAGGTTATGATGCAGTTTGTGTATTTGTGAATGATGAAGTTGATAAAAAAGTTTTACACAAATTGGCTGAATATGGCATAAAAATTCTAGCATTACGTTGTGCTGGATTCGATAATGTTGATCTTGCTGAGGCAAAAAAATTAGGTATTACCGTTGTGCGTGTACCCGCTTATTCACCTGAAGCGGTTGCTGAACATGCGGTTGCGTTAATGATGACTCTTAATCGCCGTACCCATAAGGCTTATCAACGTACACGCGATGCTAATTTTTCTTTAGATGGATTAACAGGCTTTAATATGCACAACCGCACTGCAGGCGTTATCGGGACGGGTAAAATTGGACAAGCAGCGATTCGCATCTTAAAAGGTTTTGGCATGCATATCTTAGCTTATGACCCATATCCAAATGACATTGTTGTCGAACTTGGTGCGCAATATGTCGAATTAGACGAACTTTATGCTAAATCGGATATCATCACATTACATTGTCCAATGACACCGGAAAATTATCACTTACTGAATAAAGAATCTTTCCAAAAAATGAAAGATGGTGTCATGATTATTAATACCAGTCGAGGAGCATTACTGGATGCTACAGCCGCTATTGATGCATTAAAACAGACCAAAATAGGTGCTTTAGGTATGGATGTATATGAAAACGAGCGCGACCTATTTTTTGAAGATAAATCAAACGATGTAATATTAGATGATGTATTCCGTCGTCTATCGTCATGTCATAACGTTATCTTTACTGGACATCAGGCATTTTTAACCCAAGAAGCCTTGTTAAATATTTCTGATACGACTTTGAATAATATCAGACAGATTGTTGAAGGAAAAGTTTGTTCAAATATTGTTGAAAAACAATAATTACTTTAAGATGTCGTCGATTTTTTAATTACATAAATTATAGGTTTTATATGCAACGAATCATCATTCTAATTAACATAATATTGTTGCTTACAGCTTGTAGTAGTGCGAAATCTTCAATATCGCCTATGCAAGAACATCGCGGACAATCTAATGTTAAAGGTGGAGTTTATTTAGAAAAAGAACATAATCCTCCAAAAAACAACAGTGAGCCATTGGCTGTTGATCAAGAAAATTTTATAACCAGAATGGTCAATAAGCATGGATTTAATCGTGAGCAATTACGCGAAGTGCTTTCACAAACCAACAAACTTGACTGGGTAATCAATTTAATGGATAAGCAAGCGCCAACATCAGGTTCTTCTACAGTACCTAAACCTAATGGTGCATGGATCCGTTATAAAAACAAATTTATCACGCCAAGTAATTTACCTCGTGGGGTAGAATTTTGGAATAATTATAAAAAAGAGTTACAACGAGCGTATGACCAATATGGTGTACCGCCTGAAATTATTGTGGGTATTATTGGTGTAGAAACGGGTTGGGGACGAGTGATGGGTAAAACCAAAATCATTGATGCTCTATCAACTCTTGCTTTCTACTATCCAAGACGAGCACAATATTTTTCGAATGAGTTAGAACACTTTTTAGTTATGTGCCGTGATGAACGCGTTGACCCATTTGATCTAAGTGGATCATTTGCCGGGGCAATGGGATACGGTCAATTTATGCCATCAGCGTTTAGAAATCATGCTGTCGATTTTAATAATGATGGTCACATCGATTTGTGGGATCCGGTTGATGCAATCGGCAGTGTGGCTAACTACTTTAAAGCACATGGTTGGCAAAGTGGTAAAAAAGTCGCGGTTATCGCCGATGGGCAAGCGCTATCACTTGATACGGGTTTTAGTACAAAATACACCGTTGAAACGTTAGCTAGAGCAGGATTAAAACCGAAAAGTTCATTAGATGGCCATAATAAGGTCAGTTTACTGCGGTTGGATATGGGCGATAGATATCAATTTTGGTATGGCTTACCAAACTTTTATGTCATCACTCGCTATAATCATAGTACGCATTACGCTATGGCAGTATGGCAATTAGGCTTAGCGGTGAAAGAGGCGCGATAACGCCTAACATATTTCATAAACTAATCAAAAGGTTGCATTAGCGACCTTTTTAATGGTTCTGAATTGAAATGATATAGACTCCTGAATTATTTTTACAAAATTATCTATTTTAGCGATATAACTAGTAAGAACTCTTTAAACTTCTCAGTGATTATATGCTATAACCACGTCACATATCCTATTAGTGGTATGGAAATAAGATTTAACGATGAAAGAAGTGAGATAACACTTAGCATATTTCGCAAACTAATCAAAAAGTCACATTAGCGACTTTTTTAATTGTTTAAAATTGAAACGATATAGACTCCTGAATAATTTTTACAAAACTATCTGTTTAATTATCAGAATTAACTCTTTCAAGAAACCTTAAGAAAAGTAGGGTTCAAAGCTAAGAAACGATAAGCTTTACTGCAAGCAGTAATAAAAAAATACCAAAATAGGTAATCAGTTTATTTACTGGTAATTTTTGCGCAATTTGCACGCCGACTTTTGCCATAGGCATACTGGTGAGCATAATTGAAAATACTGCAGGTAAATAGATAAAACCTAAGCTATATTCTGGAAGTTCTTGGAT
The sequence above is drawn from the Gilliamella apicola genome and encodes:
- a CDS encoding 2-hydroxyacid dehydrogenase; the protein is MKNPTKIAVFSSKHYDKEHLEIANKKFGFDIEYYEHKLSQKTVVTAQGYDAVCVFVNDEVDKKVLHKLAEYGIKILALRCAGFDNVDLAEAKKLGITVVRVPAYSPEAVAEHAVALMMTLNRRTHKAYQRTRDANFSLDGLTGFNMHNRTAGVIGTGKIGQAAIRILKGFGMHILAYDPYPNDIVVELGAQYVELDELYAKSDIITLHCPMTPENYHLLNKESFQKMKDGVMIINTSRGALLDATAAIDALKQTKIGALGMDVYENERDLFFEDKSNDVILDDVFRRLSSCHNVIFTGHQAFLTQEALLNISDTTLNNIRQIVEGKVCSNIVEKQ
- the mltB gene encoding lytic murein transglycosylase B, which codes for MQRIIILINIILLLTACSSAKSSISPMQEHRGQSNVKGGVYLEKEHNPPKNNSEPLAVDQENFITRMVNKHGFNREQLREVLSQTNKLDWVINLMDKQAPTSGSSTVPKPNGAWIRYKNKFITPSNLPRGVEFWNNYKKELQRAYDQYGVPPEIIVGIIGVETGWGRVMGKTKIIDALSTLAFYYPRRAQYFSNELEHFLVMCRDERVDPFDLSGSFAGAMGYGQFMPSAFRNHAVDFNNDGHIDLWDPVDAIGSVANYFKAHGWQSGKKVAVIADGQALSLDTGFSTKYTVETLARAGLKPKSSLDGHNKVSLLRLDMGDRYQFWYGLPNFYVITRYNHSTHYAMAVWQLGLAVKEAR